A single Saccharolobus shibatae B12 DNA region contains:
- a CDS encoding RsmB/NOP family class I SAM-dependent RNA methyltransferase, whose amino-acid sequence MKEVYGEYLNDFLDAIRKPNPRLYVRVNTLKTSVESILKKLPHFKLDEDFKEAIYTEIKGPNEINIHQNKVIVDKKTAESVMLGANVYKPGLKRVVINDSKDKMVTVYSDNEIPVAEGKYYGTNTDLIVEVTNSLYTSPKLADLSELKNGLIYVQGKASMYVAHLLDPQPNEKIVDMTAYAGGKLTHIYQLEPRVKLIGFDHTEKKVKKLRDLVNKMGMRIEIYKADSRYLYEDYNIRDVDKVIIDPPCSALGIRPKLYDKKIEQDILNFHKYQKQFLNSAYKILKKNGVLIYSTCTVTTWENEKVINDPRFSVEYEIRFHPHIHEITGFFIAKLIKKG is encoded by the coding sequence TTGAAAGAAGTATATGGTGAATACTTGAATGACTTCCTAGATGCCATAAGGAAGCCAAATCCTAGATTATACGTTAGGGTGAATACCCTAAAGACCTCTGTAGAAAGTATACTGAAAAAGCTTCCACATTTTAAGTTAGACGAAGATTTCAAAGAGGCAATTTACACTGAGATAAAAGGACCAAATGAAATTAACATTCATCAAAATAAGGTTATTGTAGATAAGAAAACTGCTGAGAGCGTTATGCTAGGTGCTAACGTTTACAAACCGGGTCTGAAGAGGGTTGTAATTAATGATTCCAAGGATAAAATGGTTACAGTTTATAGTGATAATGAGATACCAGTAGCTGAGGGTAAATACTATGGTACGAATACTGATTTGATAGTAGAGGTTACGAATTCCTTATACACTTCTCCTAAATTAGCTGATTTATCAGAGTTGAAGAATGGACTAATATACGTTCAAGGTAAGGCATCGATGTACGTTGCTCATTTACTTGATCCACAGCCTAATGAGAAAATCGTAGATATGACTGCATATGCCGGTGGGAAATTAACTCATATTTATCAGTTAGAGCCTAGAGTTAAGCTTATTGGTTTTGATCATACCGAGAAGAAGGTAAAGAAATTAAGGGATTTAGTAAATAAGATGGGAATGAGAATAGAAATATACAAGGCAGATTCAAGATATCTTTACGAGGATTATAATATAAGGGATGTCGATAAAGTGATTATTGATCCCCCATGTTCAGCGTTGGGGATAAGACCTAAATTATACGATAAGAAAATTGAACAAGATATACTTAATTTCCATAAATATCAGAAGCAATTCCTAAATTCCGCTTATAAGATTTTAAAGAAAAATGGTGTATTAATTTATTCTACTTGTACTGTAACGACATGGGAGAACGAGAAGGTTATAAATGATCCTAGATTTTCAGTAGAATACGAGATTAGATTTCATCCCCATATTCACGAAATTACCGGTTTTTTCATAGCTAAGCTAATAAAGAAAGGCTAA
- a CDS encoding ATP-binding cassette domain-containing protein produces MIEVYVKKRLQAFLLNVNFSEKGIIAITGKNGSGKSTLLNVIAGILKPDEGYVKLNNIDITNLPINKRSIVLVTPESYIPTLDLKKHLTWGAKLKGRKVDDKEIMELAKLLGVPDENKKVGNLSLGNKEKVSLVTAILTKPNLILVDEGFSNISEKEHFINVYVDLCKKNQIELIYVTQDTEDAKFSDHHYVMNNGSLHKVF; encoded by the coding sequence ATGATTGAGGTATATGTAAAAAAGAGATTACAAGCTTTTTTGTTAAATGTTAACTTTTCTGAAAAAGGTATAATTGCAATTACTGGTAAAAATGGCAGTGGTAAAAGCACATTATTAAACGTGATAGCCGGAATTTTAAAACCAGACGAAGGGTATGTTAAATTAAATAACATAGATATTACAAATTTACCCATCAATAAGAGAAGCATTGTATTAGTAACTCCAGAAAGTTATATTCCCACATTGGACTTAAAGAAACATCTGACATGGGGGGCTAAACTAAAGGGAAGAAAAGTAGATGATAAAGAAATAATGGAGTTAGCTAAATTACTCGGAGTTCCAGATGAGAATAAAAAAGTAGGTAATTTGAGCTTAGGAAATAAAGAGAAAGTGTCATTAGTTACAGCTATTTTAACAAAACCTAATCTAATTTTGGTTGATGAAGGATTCAGTAATATCTCAGAAAAGGAACATTTTATTAATGTTTATGTGGATTTATGTAAAAAGAATCAAATAGAACTAATTTATGTTACTCAAGATACTGAAGATGCTAAATTTTCCGATCATCATTACGTGATGAACAATGGCTCTCTACATAAAGTTTTTTAA
- a CDS encoding cation:proton antiporter domain-containing protein: protein MVSILLISLLYLGIMLIAAKISEEIFRRIGLVTFVGPILMGILLGDGVIGIIKINEIISFITSLGIIFLLFLAGAEEFDIQNRPNSNVFLAVVLESIIPFSVILIALYTAGFKDYLILTAPLAMSSAGPLSRMLMDVEISDNRISNLIFQQVILVEIIFVILFAVLLKTSEIVITIIEIFLIVAFTIMFGRTLAKILEKIEYYFKAREIEFASLIAIILIIGYLSELYKFNSAISAFFLGILLKDYLKDRPELLERLHAFTYGFFEPLFFLGIGLYVTKIDITIILFGFLFFSLIIASKFLAGFISSKVVYVERKINGIATSVKGGVDSSLLLTGLTLGYIGEFVYSFSILAISLSALVVPLLFQISYKARKKISENKRVKLSQEVTKLQIKPLYATCEENLRSVITKISERGVRGIVVVNYENKPLGYVSIQTLLEIDPELYENTKACDVPLDEVPIEYDNVRIIDLLRKFRETEKPVIAIINKEGVLVTTVYERELARFLISF from the coding sequence GTGGTATCAATACTACTGATTTCGTTATTGTACCTAGGAATAATGTTAATAGCTGCCAAGATATCTGAGGAAATATTTAGGAGAATTGGTTTAGTGACTTTTGTTGGACCTATATTGATGGGCATTCTTCTTGGAGATGGTGTAATTGGAATTATAAAGATTAATGAGATTATCTCGTTTATTACATCTTTAGGCATAATTTTTCTGTTATTCTTAGCTGGGGCAGAAGAGTTCGACATCCAAAATAGACCTAATTCTAACGTATTTCTAGCAGTGGTTTTGGAGTCAATCATACCATTTTCGGTAATACTAATTGCACTTTATACTGCTGGCTTCAAGGACTACTTAATTCTCACAGCTCCATTAGCTATGAGTAGTGCAGGCCCCTTATCCAGAATGTTAATGGATGTGGAAATTTCTGACAACAGAATTTCTAACTTAATTTTCCAACAAGTAATCTTAGTAGAAATAATTTTTGTGATATTGTTCGCAGTGCTCTTGAAGACTAGTGAGATAGTGATTACAATAATTGAAATTTTCTTAATAGTCGCGTTTACGATAATGTTCGGTAGAACTTTAGCTAAGATTCTAGAGAAAATAGAGTATTATTTTAAGGCAAGAGAAATAGAGTTTGCTTCCCTTATTGCAATAATTTTAATTATAGGCTATTTATCAGAACTATACAAGTTTAATTCAGCCATATCTGCCTTCTTTTTGGGTATATTGCTAAAGGATTATTTAAAAGATAGACCCGAATTGCTGGAGAGGCTTCATGCATTCACGTATGGATTCTTTGAACCATTATTCTTTTTAGGTATAGGCTTATATGTTACTAAAATCGATATAACCATTATTCTTTTTGGCTTTCTCTTCTTCTCACTGATAATTGCTTCTAAATTCCTTGCAGGCTTTATTTCGTCAAAAGTTGTATATGTTGAGAGGAAGATTAATGGAATTGCAACTAGCGTAAAGGGAGGGGTGGACTCATCTCTATTACTTACCGGATTAACGTTAGGGTATATAGGGGAATTTGTATACTCGTTTTCTATATTGGCAATTTCCCTTTCAGCCTTAGTAGTTCCCCTTCTGTTTCAAATAAGCTATAAAGCCAGAAAGAAAATCTCAGAGAATAAAAGAGTGAAGCTGTCTCAGGAGGTAACTAAGCTTCAAATAAAGCCACTTTATGCTACATGCGAGGAGAACTTGAGATCGGTAATTACTAAAATCAGCGAAAGAGGCGTTAGGGGTATAGTTGTTGTAAACTATGAAAATAAACCCCTTGGGTATGTGTCAATACAAACTTTGCTTGAAATCGACCCAGAACTATATGAAAATACTAAAGCTTGTGATGTACCACTGGATGAGGTTCCAATAGAATATGATAACGTGAGAATCATAGATCTGCTAAGAAAATTTAGGGAGACTGAGAAGCCGGTAATAGCAATTATAAACAAGGAAGGTGTTTTGGTCACAACAGTTTATGAAAGAGAATTAGCGAGGTTTTTAATCTCCTTTTGA
- a CDS encoding beta-ribofuranosylaminobenzene 5'-phosphate synthase family protein: MIKIIGLSRIHITLFDLEGKYGRIDGGVGVALKYPRIVVRSGNCFKPDVSLPFEVPKMCIEEDFEEHIGLGHTTQYLLSVAKLSAEYNFKRLSSYELAKLVKRGGTSGVGVYAFDYGGFIVDGGHSTKVKRELLPSDFSSAPPPPLIARLNFPWYIYVNVLKGGRRIFGKDEIKVFKEAKLEGLDTLARVVLMELLPSVAERDLEGTLDAISLIQNLGFKKIEVSLQAEEVKKLMNDMAKIGFPAGLSSFGPAVYTFVNSKREGEELISRFGGFISEPNNEGAKVFWSTMSS; this comes from the coding sequence ATGATAAAGATTATTGGGCTCTCACGCATTCACATTACGTTGTTTGACCTTGAGGGGAAATACGGCAGAATTGATGGTGGGGTAGGAGTCGCCTTAAAATATCCTAGGATAGTGGTTAGGAGTGGCAATTGTTTCAAGCCTGACGTCTCTTTACCCTTTGAGGTCCCTAAAATGTGTATAGAGGAGGACTTTGAAGAGCATATAGGACTTGGTCATACTACACAATATCTGTTATCAGTAGCTAAGCTATCCGCTGAGTATAATTTTAAGAGACTCAGCTCATATGAGCTAGCCAAATTGGTAAAACGAGGTGGAACATCCGGAGTCGGAGTTTACGCCTTCGATTACGGGGGTTTTATAGTAGATGGTGGGCATTCCACTAAAGTAAAAAGGGAGCTCCTGCCATCGGATTTCTCCTCTGCTCCTCCTCCCCCATTAATAGCTAGGCTAAATTTCCCCTGGTATATTTACGTTAATGTACTTAAGGGTGGTAGAAGAATATTTGGTAAGGATGAGATTAAGGTATTTAAGGAAGCTAAACTGGAGGGATTAGACACTTTAGCGAGAGTAGTCTTAATGGAGTTACTTCCATCAGTTGCAGAAAGAGATTTAGAAGGGACACTAGATGCGATCTCGTTAATACAAAATTTGGGATTTAAGAAAATTGAAGTCTCCTTGCAAGCTGAGGAGGTCAAAAAACTTATGAATGATATGGCTAAAATTGGTTTTCCTGCGGGTCTTTCCTCCTTTGGCCCTGCTGTCTATACATTTGTTAACTCTAAAAGGGAGGGTGAGGAGTTAATTTCAAGATTTGGTGGGTTTATATCTGAACCAAATAATGAGGGTGCTAAGGTATTCTGGAGTACGATGAGTTCGTAA
- a CDS encoding ornithine cyclodeaminase family protein, giving the protein MIILARKDLDELFKAEIAVNSVREAFKLHYEKKINQPQRLVMSVKGNWWGLMPSSTDYSFVTKIVNVIPENKERGLLSVQGVVILMSPDSGEVLAIIDGTTLTAIRTAAASVLSTEIAINGRNIGNLGIIGAGTEAYYHAKLALEYFKVQKIYISARKSHFELARKIGGEATDLETLLKNSDIIFATTSSNVPVVLGKYLKDIFHVSSIGAHTPDSREIDDDTIVKVKSYIVDSLEAVSKESGDYIIPKQRGLLENKMIKELGEIIDKGIKVERPSLFKTVGIAAEDNVTAHIAYEEASKRGIGVNVSI; this is encoded by the coding sequence ATGATTATCTTAGCAAGAAAAGATCTAGATGAACTGTTCAAAGCTGAAATAGCCGTAAACTCAGTAAGAGAGGCGTTCAAACTACATTATGAGAAGAAGATAAATCAACCACAACGTTTAGTGATGAGTGTAAAGGGAAATTGGTGGGGTCTAATGCCCTCATCTACTGATTATTCTTTTGTAACCAAAATAGTTAACGTTATACCTGAGAACAAAGAAAGAGGTTTACTGTCAGTTCAAGGCGTTGTAATATTGATGTCACCAGATTCCGGAGAAGTTTTAGCGATAATTGATGGAACAACATTAACTGCAATAAGAACTGCTGCAGCAAGTGTATTATCAACGGAAATAGCAATAAATGGTAGAAATATTGGCAATTTGGGAATAATAGGTGCGGGAACTGAAGCGTATTATCACGCCAAGTTAGCCTTAGAGTATTTCAAAGTTCAGAAAATTTACATTTCTGCTAGAAAATCTCACTTCGAATTGGCTAGGAAAATTGGCGGTGAGGCTACAGATTTAGAGACATTATTGAAGAATTCAGATATCATTTTTGCAACCACTTCATCCAATGTTCCAGTAGTCTTAGGAAAATATCTAAAGGACATATTTCATGTATCAAGTATAGGTGCCCATACTCCCGATTCAAGAGAGATAGACGATGATACTATAGTAAAGGTAAAAAGTTATATTGTCGACTCATTGGAAGCGGTTTCTAAAGAAAGCGGTGATTACATTATTCCTAAACAAAGGGGATTATTGGAAAATAAGATGATAAAGGAATTAGGGGAGATAATAGATAAGGGTATAAAGGTAGAGAGGCCGTCATTATTTAAAACAGTGGGAATTGCAGCTGAGGATAACGTAACTGCCCATATAGCTTACGAAGAAGCTTCAAAAAGAGGAATTGGAGTTAACGTTTCCATATAA
- a CDS encoding cob(I)yrinic acid a,c-diamide adenosyltransferase, translated as MTIWYTGTGDKGKTKLPSVGEIWKDDDIVNAIGDLDELNASLGVISSLYPQLREIIVRVQSDIFSLSSEIAGFNLNFEEDKVKWIEEEINNFSKGLPELRNFILPGGHIASSFLHLARTVCRRSERSVVKLLKRNRAKDVHVKYLNRLSSLLFVLALYVNKQENVQEIIWKR; from the coding sequence ATGACAATTTGGTATACTGGAACTGGTGATAAGGGTAAGACAAAACTACCTTCAGTTGGTGAGATTTGGAAGGATGACGATATTGTAAATGCTATTGGTGACCTTGATGAATTAAATGCCAGTTTAGGTGTAATTTCGTCCCTTTATCCACAACTCCGTGAAATTATAGTGAGAGTTCAATCAGACATATTCTCGCTCTCCTCGGAAATCGCTGGTTTCAATTTGAATTTCGAAGAAGATAAGGTAAAATGGATAGAAGAGGAGATCAATAATTTCTCTAAGGGTTTACCAGAGTTAAGAAATTTTATTCTACCTGGAGGACATATCGCATCTTCATTTCTTCATCTAGCTAGAACCGTATGCAGAAGGAGTGAGAGAAGTGTAGTAAAGCTATTAAAGAGGAATAGGGCAAAGGACGTCCACGTTAAATATCTTAATCGCCTATCCTCACTACTATTTGTTTTAGCGTTATATGTTAATAAGCAGGAGAATGTGCAAGAAATTATATGGAAACGTTAA
- a CDS encoding class I adenylate-forming enzyme family protein, translated as MIKKETVSLATLLYKWYKETPSKTFLIDKNQSITYEQAAREVAYVASNISPGDTVVHMMTNSLQSVINYLAIYWAGGKVVAVDPLTSAEDLKFILEDSIPDLIITDEEIYKREYDVLKSYKVIVNKKGKDIFTKPYEYREDEVGLIYYYAGIAGRTMQVLHSASRVELNSATLYNAINLKEIRGILTVPIAHVLGNSVLGVILEAGGTLYVMGKFNVDEAIESINRYNINYLSTVPTVYDYLNNEEKKKLDSLELCVSSAAPLFPSTVNTFKSKYGKDIVQQYGFTEGLIITFQPKELAGVISIGKPLPGVEIKIVDNEGKENNEGELWVKAPWLMLGYKDREETARAFNKGWLRTGDLVRIDEKGLLYFRGIKKRMLKFKGYPIFPRDLEEILKTHPLVEDVKVVGEDAGNLGQQPVALVKVKELKTGIEDELLNYVNSRVAFYKRLKKVYVVDRIERN; from the coding sequence GTGATAAAAAAGGAAACTGTGAGTCTAGCAACATTACTTTATAAGTGGTATAAAGAAACTCCTTCAAAAACCTTTTTAATTGATAAAAATCAGTCAATTACTTACGAACAAGCTGCAAGAGAGGTAGCATACGTTGCTTCCAATATCTCACCTGGAGATACTGTAGTTCATATGATGACTAATTCCCTTCAGTCAGTAATTAACTACTTGGCAATATATTGGGCTGGGGGAAAGGTAGTTGCGGTTGATCCGTTAACTTCAGCAGAAGATTTAAAGTTCATTTTGGAGGACTCAATTCCTGATCTAATAATAACCGACGAGGAAATATATAAGAGAGAATATGACGTTCTCAAATCGTATAAGGTTATAGTCAATAAGAAAGGAAAAGACATTTTTACGAAACCATACGAGTATAGAGAAGACGAGGTAGGCCTAATTTACTATTATGCTGGAATAGCAGGAAGGACGATGCAAGTATTGCATAGTGCTAGTAGGGTTGAACTTAATTCTGCAACGCTTTACAATGCGATTAACCTTAAAGAGATTAGGGGAATACTGACAGTCCCTATAGCTCACGTCTTAGGAAATAGCGTGTTAGGTGTTATCCTGGAAGCTGGAGGAACGCTATATGTTATGGGTAAGTTTAACGTCGATGAAGCCATTGAAAGTATAAATAGATATAACATTAACTACCTATCAACTGTTCCAACTGTTTACGATTACTTGAATAACGAGGAAAAAAAGAAATTAGATAGTTTAGAATTATGTGTAAGCTCTGCTGCTCCGTTGTTTCCATCAACCGTAAACACCTTTAAGAGTAAGTACGGAAAGGATATTGTTCAACAGTACGGTTTTACTGAAGGTTTAATTATAACTTTCCAGCCCAAGGAACTGGCTGGTGTAATTTCAATAGGAAAACCCTTGCCGGGCGTTGAAATAAAGATAGTAGATAACGAGGGGAAGGAGAATAATGAAGGGGAATTGTGGGTTAAGGCTCCTTGGCTAATGTTAGGATATAAGGATAGAGAGGAGACAGCTCGAGCGTTTAATAAGGGATGGCTAAGAACGGGTGATTTAGTTAGGATTGATGAAAAGGGCCTATTGTATTTTAGAGGAATTAAAAAGAGGATGCTAAAATTTAAGGGATATCCGATATTTCCGAGAGATTTAGAGGAAATCTTGAAGACTCATCCACTGGTGGAAGACGTGAAAGTTGTAGGAGAAGACGCTGGAAATCTAGGACAACAACCTGTTGCCTTAGTTAAGGTAAAGGAGCTCAAGACTGGGATTGAAGATGAATTACTTAATTATGTAAATTCTAGGGTAGCTTTTTATAAGAGATTGAAGAAAGTTTATGTGGTAGATAGGATTGAGCGAAATTGA
- a CDS encoding DapH/DapD/GlmU-related protein — translation MPIEEYLGKTPKVSQKAYIHPTSYVIGDVEIGDLTSIWHYVVIRGDNDSIKIGKESNVQENTTIHTDYGYPVEIGDKVTIGHNAVIHGAKVSSHVIVGMGAILLNGSQVGEYSIIGAGSVVTQGTVIPPYSVAVGVPAKVIKKLRENEITIIDENAEEYLKHTRRLLKL, via the coding sequence ATGCCAATAGAAGAGTATTTAGGTAAAACCCCAAAGGTTTCTCAGAAAGCGTACATACATCCTACTTCTTATGTCATAGGTGATGTAGAAATAGGTGATTTGACTAGTATATGGCATTATGTTGTGATTAGGGGAGATAATGATAGTATAAAAATTGGCAAGGAATCTAACGTGCAAGAGAATACTACAATCCACACAGATTATGGATATCCAGTTGAAATTGGTGATAAAGTCACAATAGGGCATAACGCTGTTATTCATGGTGCTAAAGTTTCATCGCACGTTATTGTGGGAATGGGGGCGATATTACTTAATGGATCTCAAGTTGGGGAATACTCAATTATTGGAGCTGGGTCTGTGGTTACTCAAGGTACTGTTATCCCTCCCTATAGTGTAGCAGTTGGGGTTCCCGCAAAGGTTATCAAGAAGTTAAGAGAAAATGAGATTACAATAATCGATGAAAATGCTGAAGAATATTTAAAGCATACAAGGAGGTTATTAAAATTATGA
- the xerA gene encoding site-specific tyrosine recombinase/integron integrase, with amino-acid sequence MKLELGSPPETGDLYNAFINALVIAGAGNGTIKLYSTAVKDFLDFINKDPRKVTSEDLNRWISNLLNREGKVKGDEVEKRRAKSVTIRYYIIAVRRFLKWLNVSVKPPIPKIRRKEVKALDESQVQKILNACKRTKDKLIIRLLLDTGLRANELLSVLVKDVDLENNMIRVRNTKNGEERVVFFTDETKQLLRKYMKGKKLDEKLFDITYDALYRKLKRLGKKVEIDLRPHILRHTFATLSLKRGINVITLQKLLGHKDIKTTQIYTHLVLDDLKNEYLKAMSSSSSKTPL; translated from the coding sequence GTGAAGCTTGAGCTAGGTTCTCCACCAGAAACTGGAGATCTTTATAACGCTTTCATAAATGCGTTGGTTATTGCAGGGGCTGGAAATGGAACCATTAAGCTCTATTCCACTGCTGTGAAGGACTTCTTGGACTTCATAAATAAGGATCCTAGAAAGGTTACTAGCGAGGATTTAAACAGATGGATTTCAAACTTGTTAAACAGAGAGGGTAAGGTTAAAGGTGACGAGGTGGAGAAAAGGAGAGCTAAGAGCGTTACTATCAGATATTATATAATTGCAGTGAGGAGATTCCTTAAGTGGCTTAACGTTTCAGTAAAGCCACCTATTCCTAAAATAAGGAGAAAGGAAGTTAAGGCTCTAGATGAAAGTCAAGTTCAGAAAATACTTAACGCGTGCAAGAGAACTAAGGATAAATTAATAATAAGATTATTATTAGATACTGGTCTGCGTGCGAATGAATTACTTTCGGTACTTGTAAAGGATGTAGATTTGGAAAATAACATGATTAGAGTTAGGAATACTAAGAATGGTGAGGAAAGAGTAGTTTTCTTTACAGATGAGACTAAACAACTGTTGAGAAAATACATGAAGGGAAAGAAACTTGATGAGAAATTATTTGATATAACTTATGACGCTTTATATCGAAAGCTAAAGAGATTAGGTAAGAAGGTTGAAATTGATTTAAGACCACACATTTTAAGGCATACCTTCGCTACCTTATCGCTAAAAAGGGGAATTAATGTAATAACTTTGCAAAAACTTTTAGGACATAAGGATATAAAAACAACCCAAATTTACACACATCTAGTTTTAGATGATTTAAAGAATGAATACCTTAAGGCAATGTCAAGCTCTTCCAGTAAAACGCCACTTTAA
- the trxA gene encoding thioredoxin, with protein sequence MSEIDSLIREVAERLQKKAEEYGKKKEDVTLVLTEENFDEVIRNNKLVLVDCWAEWCAPCHLYEPIYKKVAEKYKGKAVFGRLNVDENQKIADKYSVLNIPTTLIFVNGQLVDSLVGAVDEDTLESTINKYLE encoded by the coding sequence TTGAGCGAAATTGATTCATTAATTAGGGAAGTTGCTGAAAGGTTGCAAAAGAAAGCTGAGGAGTATGGTAAAAAGAAGGAGGATGTTACCTTAGTCTTAACTGAAGAGAATTTCGATGAAGTAATTAGAAATAATAAGTTAGTTTTAGTGGATTGCTGGGCAGAATGGTGCGCTCCATGCCACCTTTATGAACCAATTTACAAAAAAGTTGCTGAAAAGTATAAAGGTAAAGCAGTTTTTGGAAGATTAAATGTTGATGAGAATCAAAAGATTGCAGATAAGTATAGTGTACTTAACATACCTACTACGTTAATTTTCGTTAATGGTCAATTAGTTGACTCTTTAGTTGGGGCTGTTGATGAAGATACTTTAGAGAGTACTATAAATAAATACTTAGAATGA
- a CDS encoding radical SAM protein, with amino-acid sequence MNKDLKAIKWFITTQILKDPFNPAYATFKVTSRCNLRCTFCSPSYYSGELGEGSTERVKKIIDNLRNSSIVVLSFEGGEPTYRPDILDLLEYAHDGSFYVMLTTNGYRLKDENFLTKLADKIDFLHYSIDEYHWNVKELDNLCRFRQYGLKVNVQTVVTRYNLHKLEEKIRKVAECGYKILAMPAVDYPNSKVKLAPDPYEFYKVLYDLKRKYGSTLNNSWGFINAIIGKIPKRVVSYAITVYPNGDLPYPDDINGEIVGNVAEEPLNKILQSKKVKELQQKMLENQAKFEYLHLQTASFNSIRDLASYVSEMLKWRFTGRA; translated from the coding sequence ATGAATAAGGATCTAAAAGCCATAAAATGGTTTATTACCACTCAAATTCTCAAGGATCCTTTTAATCCCGCATATGCAACATTCAAGGTAACATCCAGATGTAATTTGAGATGTACGTTCTGTTCTCCATCATATTACTCTGGGGAATTGGGAGAGGGAAGTACAGAAAGAGTGAAAAAGATAATAGACAATTTGAGGAATTCGTCAATAGTTGTTTTATCGTTTGAAGGTGGAGAGCCAACTTATAGGCCAGACATTTTAGATCTTTTAGAATACGCACACGATGGATCCTTTTACGTTATGCTCACAACCAATGGTTATAGGCTTAAAGATGAGAATTTCCTCACCAAATTAGCAGACAAGATAGACTTCTTGCACTACTCAATAGATGAATATCATTGGAATGTAAAGGAATTAGACAATTTATGTAGATTTAGACAATATGGTCTTAAGGTTAACGTTCAAACTGTTGTTACCAGATATAACCTCCATAAATTGGAGGAAAAAATTAGAAAGGTTGCAGAATGTGGATACAAGATTCTTGCAATGCCAGCAGTAGATTACCCCAATTCGAAGGTAAAGTTAGCCCCAGATCCGTATGAATTTTATAAAGTATTGTATGATCTCAAGAGGAAGTATGGTTCCACTTTAAATAACTCGTGGGGATTTATAAACGCCATAATAGGCAAGATACCCAAAAGGGTGGTAAGTTACGCAATAACAGTATATCCTAATGGTGACTTACCTTACCCAGATGATATAAATGGAGAGATAGTGGGTAATGTAGCCGAGGAACCGCTAAATAAGATATTGCAGTCTAAAAAAGTGAAGGAATTACAGCAGAAAATGTTAGAAAACCAAGCTAAATTTGAATACTTACACTTGCAAACCGCTTCATTCAATAGCATTAGAGATTTGGCGTCATATGTTAGCGAAATGTTAAAGTGGCGTTTTACTGGAAGAGCTTGA